Proteins encoded together in one Elusimicrobiota bacterium window:
- a CDS encoding glycine--tRNA ligase subunit alpha — translation MTFQEIIMTLQKFWARQGCLIWQPYDLEKGAGTFNPATFLKCLGPKPWAVAYVEPSRRPTDGRYGENPNRLQHYYQYQVIIKPAPSDIQKTYLASLKAIGLDPKKHDIRFVEDDWESPTLGAWGLGWEVWLDGMEITQFTYFQQVGSIDLNPISVEITYGLERLAMYSQKKDSVYDVIWTDGITYGQVHLEDEKQWSRYNFEEADVDLLKRHFNDWEKEAKRLIDKKMVLPAYDAVMKCSHLFNLLDARGAISVTERTFYIAKVRNLARIVAENYIQMESDQK, via the coding sequence ATGACTTTTCAAGAAATTATAATGACGCTTCAAAAATTTTGGGCCCGTCAAGGGTGCCTTATATGGCAGCCGTATGACCTTGAAAAAGGAGCAGGAACATTTAATCCCGCAACTTTTCTGAAATGCCTTGGCCCAAAGCCTTGGGCTGTAGCGTATGTTGAGCCGTCTCGCCGTCCTACCGACGGCAGATACGGGGAAAATCCTAACAGGCTTCAGCATTATTATCAGTATCAGGTTATCATTAAACCGGCCCCTTCGGATATACAAAAAACTTATCTGGCAAGCCTAAAAGCAATAGGGCTGGATCCTAAAAAACATGACATTCGTTTTGTTGAGGACGACTGGGAATCGCCAACTTTAGGCGCATGGGGACTCGGCTGGGAAGTTTGGCTGGACGGAATGGAAATAACCCAGTTTACATATTTTCAGCAGGTTGGAAGTATTGACCTTAATCCGATTTCGGTGGAAATTACATACGGCTTGGAACGGCTTGCCATGTATTCCCAGAAAAAAGACAGCGTTTATGATGTTATTTGGACGGACGGAATTACCTACGGGCAGGTTCATCTTGAGGACGAGAAACAATGGTCTCGTTACAATTTTGAGGAAGCGGATGTGGATCTATTGAAACGCCATTTTAATGATTGGGAAAAAGAAGCCAAAAGATTAATTGATAAGAAAATGGTGCTTCCTGCTTATGACGCAGTAATGAAATGCTCCCATTTGTTCAATCTTTTGGATGCTCGCGGGGCAATTTCCGTAACGGAAAGGACATTTTATATTGCGAAAGTCAGAAATCTTGCAAGGATAGTCGCAGAAAACTATATTCAGATGGAATCCGATCAAAAATAG
- the recO gene encoding DNA repair protein RecO, translated as MWGLTPSSNRAREYAVEVEMYYHIKGLVLKSQISAEADKIITVYTHEWGKISAVVPGAKKIKAKLAWAAEPIRENEFLVYAKNGYLRPKVTGAKAINSFTKLFCDWRRFSIAQYCAEIMDVLTPFNSENARKYELLSRTWNLLETSKYPWRIFSAFVLRFLNLSGYSFTEFLKRNKHLVNNPERELIGKLSNMPGEDVDKLFPLESRIETNIKQAIDSYLSMYLPRKLCSKEFCEKIIATE; from the coding sequence ATGTGGGGTCTGACCCCAAGCAGTAATAGAGCACGAGAATACGCAGTTGAGGTTGAAATGTATTACCACATAAAAGGCCTTGTTCTTAAATCGCAGATTTCCGCTGAGGCGGATAAAATAATAACTGTTTACACCCACGAGTGGGGTAAGATTTCTGCCGTTGTTCCGGGAGCAAAAAAGATAAAGGCAAAATTAGCCTGGGCGGCTGAACCGATAAGAGAAAACGAGTTTCTGGTATATGCAAAAAACGGTTATTTGAGGCCGAAAGTAACAGGCGCAAAAGCAATTAATAGTTTTACAAAACTTTTTTGTGACTGGCGCAGGTTTTCAATAGCTCAGTACTGTGCGGAAATCATGGATGTTTTAACCCCTTTTAACAGCGAGAATGCGCGCAAATACGAGCTTCTTTCAAGAACTTGGAATTTATTGGAAACATCAAAATATCCCTGGAGAATTTTTTCGGCGTTTGTCCTGCGGTTCTTGAATCTTTCGGGGTATAGTTTTACGGAGTTTTTGAAACGGAACAAGCACCTGGTAAATAATCCGGAACGAGAGCTGATAGGAAAACTTTCAAACATGCCCGGAGAAGACGTGGATAAGCTTTTTCCTTTGGAATCTCGTATCGAAACCAATATAAAACAGGCGATAGACAGCTATCTAAGCATGTATCTGCCGCGAAAACTTTGCTCAAAAGAATTTTGTGAAAAAATTATTGCGACAGAGTAA
- a CDS encoding ORF6N domain-containing protein, with the protein MMAKTLTVQQIESKIYVIRGKKVMFDRDLAELYEVTTGNLNKAVQRNIERFPADFMFQLNSEEYESLRFQIGILKRGQHSKYFPYAFTQEGVAMLSGVLRSKRAVLVNIQIMRAFVKLRQLLMSNHDLWHKIEEMEKKYDNNFKIVFDALRSLLLSGPDKPLTIKGFTRE; encoded by the coding sequence ATGATGGCCAAGACACTAACCGTACAACAGATTGAAAGCAAGATTTATGTAATCCGCGGCAAAAAGGTGATGTTTGACAGGGATTTAGCAGAATTATATGAAGTCACAACGGGCAATTTAAACAAAGCTGTGCAGAGGAATATAGAACGCTTTCCTGCGGATTTCATGTTTCAATTAAACTCAGAAGAATATGAATCTTTAAGATTCCAAATTGGAATCTTAAAGAGAGGACAGCATTCCAAATATTTTCCGTATGCATTTACACAGGAGGGTGTGGCGATGCTTTCCGGAGTCTTGAGGAGTAAAAGAGCGGTGCTAGTTAATATTCAGATTATGCGGGCTTTCGTAAAATTGAGACAATTGCTCATGAGCAACCATGACCTTTGGCACAAGATTGAGGAAATGGAAAAGAAATATGACAACAACTTTAAAATCGTTTTTGATGCGCTCAGAAGTCTTCTTCTCTCCGGCCCGGATAAACCGCTAACGATAAAGGGTTTTACAAGAGAATAA
- a CDS encoding hemolysin family protein, with product MIFIIIKFIILFLLICFSAFFAGTETALTSLSSISLRQLKERFAGLREQFEFWERRPNDIISTLLAGNNLVSIGASVLATSLSLDFIDILGFQREIILVVFPVSITLVILFFGEIIPKISARYMPGKVAIWGMPLIFIINKGFKPVNRFLLSISENILGIFGQKVLNEDTFLKPEELKFLLSSKDILPLPDSARHMIKNILDFGKTRISQVMVPKSEIQAVDLNQDKDKIIEQIIDKEYSRIPVYRGNIDNIAGIIYSRDLALAWRNGSLFLIEDLIRPATFVPETAYIDRVLKDFKTSHNHMALVVDEFGSTVGLVTIEDIVEEVVGEIWDEYDIQEKRIISLPDGFHLIKGVESLMYVNSELKLNLPAGDFSTINGWVLDLFGKIPKQGDTIRWDNLLIEIVDADKKKVLRIRLKKLI from the coding sequence ATGATTTTTATAATAATAAAATTCATTATTTTATTTCTGCTGATATGCTTTTCGGCGTTTTTTGCAGGGACGGAAACGGCATTAACAAGCCTTTCTTCCATTTCCTTGAGACAGCTTAAGGAAAGATTTGCCGGCTTGAGGGAGCAATTCGAGTTTTGGGAAAGACGGCCTAATGATATTATATCAACACTTCTTGCGGGCAATAACCTTGTTAGTATAGGCGCCAGCGTGCTGGCGACTTCATTATCGTTGGATTTCATAGATATTTTGGGATTTCAAAGAGAAATTATTCTTGTGGTATTTCCCGTTTCAATAACACTAGTGATACTCTTTTTTGGCGAGATAATACCAAAAATATCCGCAAGATACATGCCTGGAAAAGTGGCAATTTGGGGAATGCCTTTAATTTTTATAATCAACAAGGGCTTTAAACCTGTTAACAGATTTTTGCTTTCAATTTCAGAGAATATTTTAGGCATTTTTGGGCAGAAAGTTCTTAATGAAGACACATTTTTGAAACCCGAAGAATTAAAATTTCTGCTTTCTTCAAAAGATATCCTTCCTCTGCCTGATAGTGCGAGGCATATGATAAAAAATATTCTTGATTTCGGGAAAACAAGGATTAGCCAGGTTATGGTGCCGAAAAGCGAGATACAAGCGGTGGACCTTAATCAAGATAAAGATAAAATAATTGAGCAGATTATTGATAAAGAATATTCACGGATTCCCGTATATAGAGGAAATATTGACAATATTGCAGGAATTATTTATAGTAGGGATCTCGCCCTTGCTTGGAGAAACGGTTCTTTGTTTTTAATTGAGGATCTGATAAGGCCCGCAACATTTGTTCCTGAAACAGCGTACATAGACCGTGTTTTAAAAGATTTTAAAACTTCACATAATCATATGGCATTGGTTGTGGACGAATTTGGTTCAACCGTGGGACTCGTTACGATAGAAGACATTGTTGAGGAAGTTGTCGGTGAAATCTGGGATGAGTACGATATTCAGGAAAAACGGATAATATCTTTGCCTGACGGTTTTCATTTAATTAAAGGCGTTGAGTCATTAATGTACGTAAACAGCGAACTGAAACTTAATCTGCCGGCGGGTGATTTTAGCACTATAAACGGATGGGTTTTGGATTTATTCGGAAAAATTCCGAAACAGGGAGATACTATCCGATGGGACAATCTTTTAATTGAAATAGTTGATGCCGACAAGAAAAAAGTTTTGCGAATCCGATTAAAGAAATTGATATAA
- a CDS encoding hemolysin family protein: protein MLIFLGLLALVFLFLLSAFWSASETAITRLSKYKIKKLIAINKSLSAPLERWLHSPYYLLTTILVGNTVTNFTAGFVSTLIMIQIFSFLDRSVVEFSTWLITTTFLIVFSELTPKIYARLNPEKMTIISLPILHQIEHITRPFIYPFKKIVRFLFPRTDILPPIGRLAYLSLGEVKTLISEATHAGMLGKETTQMLERVINLGNLNVEKIMRPVDKIESVKFDEDEEMFLDLAVETGRSRVPVHGNKIDEIIGFVYTKDVLWAWRNNKGKFSKDFIRPPYFISKDKKVHDLLKEFQSGQTHMAFVEDSLGNLLGLVTLEDILEEIVGEILSECELNIENETECELKKDIKQQ, encoded by the coding sequence ATGCTTATTTTCTTAGGATTGCTCGCGCTCGTTTTTTTGTTCTTGCTTTCCGCTTTCTGGTCAGCATCCGAGACAGCTATTACAAGACTATCAAAATACAAGATAAAAAAACTGATAGCGATAAACAAATCGCTTTCTGCTCCCCTTGAAAGATGGCTTCATTCCCCTTATTATCTTCTAACAACTATCCTTGTAGGCAATACCGTTACAAATTTTACGGCCGGCTTCGTTTCAACTCTTATAATGATTCAGATTTTTAGTTTTTTAGACAGGTCTGTAGTAGAATTTTCTACATGGCTTATTACAACCACATTTCTAATAGTATTTTCCGAGCTGACTCCCAAAATATACGCAAGGCTAAATCCTGAGAAAATGACCATTATTTCGTTGCCGATATTACATCAAATTGAGCATATAACACGACCTTTTATTTATCCATTTAAGAAAATAGTGCGCTTTTTATTCCCTAGAACGGATATTCTTCCGCCAATCGGCAGACTTGCGTATTTAAGCCTAGGAGAGGTCAAGACTTTGATTTCCGAGGCTACTCATGCCGGGATGCTGGGAAAAGAAACGACGCAGATGCTGGAAAGAGTAATTAATCTCGGGAATTTAAATGTTGAAAAAATTATGAGGCCGGTTGATAAGATTGAGTCCGTTAAATTTGACGAAGACGAGGAAATGTTTTTAGATCTTGCAGTTGAAACCGGGCGGAGCAGGGTTCCTGTGCATGGTAATAAAATAGATGAAATAATAGGATTTGTCTACACAAAAGATGTGCTTTGGGCGTGGAGAAATAATAAAGGTAAATTTTCAAAAGATTTTATACGCCCGCCGTATTTTATAAGCAAAGACAAAAAAGTCCATGATTTGCTTAAGGAGTTCCAGTCCGGGCAGACGCACATGGCGTTTGTTGAGGATTCTTTAGGAAATTTGCTGGGATTAGTTACGCTGGAAGATATTCTGGAAGAAATAGTGGGCGAAATATTAAGCGAATGCGAATTAAATATTGAAAATGAAACTGAGTGCGAGTTAAAAAAGGACATTAAACAGCAATGA
- the ybeY gene encoding rRNA maturation RNase YbeY has translation MKAGKLTLSKAKIVSANINVVLVSDAKIKILNKNFRKVNRITDIISFKLSSSPLEGDIYIAEQRSKKQAVQFNHDWKKELSYLVIHGILHLLDYKDYTPKDRLKMFAKQDKIFADLHTGNGTLETHI, from the coding sequence TTGAAAGCCGGAAAATTAACTTTGTCAAAAGCAAAAATCGTCTCAGCAAACATCAATGTTGTTTTGGTTTCGGATGCAAAAATAAAGATCCTGAACAAAAATTTTAGAAAAGTAAACCGGATTACAGACATAATTTCATTTAAGCTGAGTTCGTCCCCGCTTGAGGGGGACATTTACATAGCTGAACAAAGATCAAAAAAGCAGGCAGTGCAATTTAATCACGATTGGAAAAAGGAACTTTCTTATCTCGTTATACACGGAATACTTCATCTTTTGGATTATAAGGATTATACACCCAAAGACAGGCTAAAAATGTTTGCAAAACAGGATAAAATATTCGCTGACCTTCATACAGGTAATGGAACTTTGGAGACACATATATGA
- a CDS encoding HDIG domain-containing protein: MNWRAPVKKVLEKILKTLEKSPQKKAVTRNKENILNKEIKLPPYLVSTVSIIVFFLVLLFEIGFSWTNIIGLVIFIGIIFVFFVLYLTKVEKDIVNDSESIILLGVIFVSAILLMELFKEWLSPIATPVAAFAVLVGLLISIRLAIISGIILSLILAVLNNFSFEYFLIHLISSVTGIVFISTIRNRGNIIKLGLKITAANVLAVMIIHLFKLWPVITLGINIGWGILGGFTCAILILVTLPYLEIFFSRVTNIKLLELADFNQPLLKQLMVEAPGTYHHSLITASMAEQAAGAIGEDSLLARVGAYYHDVGKLSHPEYFIENQEVGENPHTTLTPPMSGLIISSHVKEGVALAKQYKLDKAIVDCIQEHHGTSLMHYFYHRAVEQSPETKNETFRYPGPKPRSKVTAILMIADAVEASSRTLEDHSAGKLKDAVEKVINNKFIDGQFSECPITLHDLSTIAESMVLTLGGIYHARIKYKDTPDLHKKQD, encoded by the coding sequence ATGAATTGGCGAGCACCTGTTAAAAAGGTTTTGGAAAAAATCCTGAAAACGCTGGAAAAATCTCCTCAGAAAAAAGCCGTGACCAGGAATAAGGAAAATATTCTCAATAAGGAAATAAAACTTCCGCCTTATCTTGTTTCAACGGTTAGTATCATCGTTTTTTTTCTGGTATTGCTATTTGAAATAGGTTTTTCCTGGACAAATATTATCGGACTTGTAATCTTTATCGGAATAATTTTTGTTTTTTTCGTGCTTTACTTGACAAAGGTAGAAAAAGACATTGTAAATGATTCGGAATCCATAATACTCTTGGGTGTTATTTTCGTAAGCGCCATTTTATTAATGGAGCTTTTTAAAGAATGGCTTTCACCTATAGCAACGCCGGTCGCGGCTTTTGCTGTTTTAGTCGGGCTGCTTATTTCTATTCGCCTGGCGATCATTTCAGGAATAATTTTAAGCCTTATTTTGGCAGTTTTGAATAATTTCAGCTTTGAATATTTCTTAATTCATCTGATAAGCTCTGTAACAGGCATAGTTTTTATTTCAACCATAAGGAACCGAGGCAATATTATAAAGCTTGGTTTAAAAATAACGGCAGCGAATGTGCTTGCCGTTATGATAATACATTTATTCAAGCTCTGGCCCGTAATTACGCTCGGAATAAACATCGGTTGGGGAATTTTGGGCGGGTTTACTTGTGCGATACTGATTTTGGTTACTCTTCCGTACCTTGAGATATTTTTTTCGCGCGTAACCAACATAAAATTACTAGAACTTGCCGATTTTAACCAGCCTCTTTTAAAACAGCTTATGGTTGAAGCGCCGGGAACCTACCATCATTCGCTTATCACTGCGTCTATGGCTGAACAGGCAGCAGGAGCAATCGGCGAAGACTCCCTTTTAGCCAGGGTCGGCGCTTATTATCACGATGTCGGCAAGCTTTCTCATCCTGAATATTTTATTGAAAACCAAGAAGTAGGCGAAAATCCTCACACTACCCTGACGCCGCCGATGTCGGGACTGATCATTTCGTCGCACGTAAAAGAAGGAGTTGCCCTTGCTAAACAATATAAACTTGACAAGGCAATTGTTGACTGCATTCAGGAACATCACGGCACGTCTTTAATGCACTATTTTTATCATCGGGCGGTTGAACAAAGCCCGGAAACAAAGAATGAAACTTTTCGCTATCCGGGGCCAAAGCCGAGAAGCAAGGTGACCGCAATTTTAATGATTGCCGATGCCGTTGAAGCATCTTCAAGGACTTTGGAAGATCATTCGGCGGGCAAGCTAAAGGATGCGGTTGAAAAAGTTATTAATAATAAATTTATTGACGGGCAGTTTTCGGAATGCCCGATAACTCTGCATGACCTTAGTACTATCGCCGAAAGCATGGTATTAACGCTCGGCGGGATATATCACGCCAGAATTAAATATAAGGATACCCCAGATTTACACAAAAAACAAGATTAA
- a CDS encoding PhoH family protein — translation MVTKKIYLKSPDEVIHLLGQQDENLRRIEGKYGVQVFVRQGGSTGDFSVVVRGSGSKVDKAIGEIESAREQRVETVNVEKATAKHSKGANLGDSLYITFQGKHIKPRSEMQEKYIGAFTDYDLVIGIGPAGTGKTFLAVACALRALQMGEVSRIVITRPVVEAGERLGFLPGDLYEKINPYLKPLNDAFYTMLGPEKFRYFREEETVEIVPLAYMRGRTIDDAFIILDEAQNTTPEQMKMFLTRLGCGSKAMITGDITQIDLDSKIRSGLVVAEKILGSVPGIKFIHFSKEDVVRHDLVKKIIEAYETWDKRDER, via the coding sequence ATGGTAACGAAAAAAATATATTTAAAAAGTCCCGATGAAGTAATTCATCTTTTGGGCCAGCAGGATGAAAATTTAAGGCGGATTGAAGGAAAATACGGAGTGCAGGTTTTTGTCCGCCAGGGGGGCTCAACCGGCGATTTTTCTGTTGTTGTTCGGGGTTCCGGTTCAAAAGTTGATAAAGCTATTGGCGAAATAGAAAGCGCCAGGGAACAAAGGGTTGAAACCGTAAATGTTGAAAAAGCAACAGCCAAACACAGCAAAGGGGCCAATTTAGGGGATTCCTTATACATAACTTTTCAAGGGAAGCACATTAAACCCCGTTCCGAAATGCAGGAAAAGTATATCGGCGCATTTACAGATTACGATTTAGTTATAGGGATAGGCCCGGCAGGAACAGGCAAAACTTTTCTAGCGGTTGCCTGCGCTTTAAGAGCTCTTCAAATGGGAGAAGTTTCTAGAATTGTTATAACTCGGCCGGTAGTTGAGGCAGGCGAGCGGCTGGGCTTTTTGCCCGGGGACCTTTATGAAAAAATTAATCCTTACTTAAAACCGCTTAACGATGCTTTTTATACGATGCTCGGCCCTGAAAAGTTCCGTTATTTCCGAGAAGAAGAAACGGTTGAAATTGTTCCTTTGGCTTATATGAGAGGAAGAACAATAGACGATGCTTTTATTATTCTTGATGAAGCTCAAAATACTACCCCTGAGCAGATGAAAATGTTTTTAACGCGTCTTGGGTGCGGTTCTAAGGCTATGATTACGGGTGATATTACGCAAATTGACCTTGATTCAAAAATAAGGTCAGGCCTTGTAGTGGCTGAAAAAATTTTAGGCAGCGTTCCCGGGATAAAATTTATTCATTTTTCAAAAGAAGACGTTGTAAGGCACGATTTAGTGAAAAAAATTATTGAAGCATACGAAACCTGGGACAAAAGGGATGAGAGATGA
- the aspS gene encoding aspartate--tRNA ligase — protein sequence MQRTDYCGKFSAKDIGKKVAVFGWVHSRRDHGGVIFIDLRDREGLLQVVFQPEKKEIFAQAEKLRSEFVLKVVGTIRKRPAGTENPNLPTGEVEVVTEELEIINQCPGLPFEISDYTETSEEMRLKYRYLASRLNPGTFYALPQSPQLFKQIHMVAGFDKYFQMAKCFRDEDLRADRQPEFTQVDLEMSFVEEKDVMSVIEGLISGVFKNVLGKEIKTPFTRMPYAEAMLKYGSDKPDTRFDFKIVDFTEELKNCGFKVFKEAIEKGGVVRGLCVKGGEKFSRSEIDALTVFVGEFGAKGLAWMKITDKGPESNIVKFFSAQDLQTIQKKFISQTGDLLLFLADVPEVVAQGLGALRLKIGKQQNLIDKEKFEFLWVVDFPLLDWDKEDKKWVAMHHPFTSPKLEDISLLESSDNNTIKKARARAYDIVLNGVELGGGSIRIHQEKVQEKMFSVLNITKEDAKKKFGFLLDALSFGAPPHGGIALGLDRFCALLLGEESIREVITFPKTQKAVCPMSGAPDVVADKQLKELGIQVKSKMPPPATGPAPDRIAREK from the coding sequence GTTTTCGGCTGGGTGCATTCACGAAGGGATCACGGGGGAGTAATCTTTATAGACCTCAGGGACCGCGAAGGGCTTTTACAGGTGGTTTTCCAACCGGAAAAGAAAGAAATATTTGCCCAGGCAGAAAAGCTAAGAAGCGAGTTTGTACTAAAAGTAGTAGGCACGATCCGAAAAAGGCCTGCCGGCACTGAAAATCCAAATCTTCCTACCGGCGAAGTAGAAGTTGTAACCGAAGAACTAGAAATAATAAACCAGTGTCCCGGGCTTCCTTTTGAAATATCCGATTATACCGAAACTTCCGAAGAGATGCGTTTGAAATATCGCTACCTTGCATCGCGTCTAAACCCCGGAACATTTTACGCTTTACCCCAGTCGCCTCAGCTTTTCAAACAGATACATATGGTTGCCGGATTTGATAAATATTTTCAGATGGCAAAATGTTTCCGCGACGAAGACTTAAGAGCCGACCGCCAACCTGAATTTACGCAAGTTGACCTTGAAATGTCTTTTGTTGAAGAAAAAGATGTTATGTCCGTTATTGAAGGGCTTATTTCAGGCGTTTTTAAAAATGTTTTAGGAAAAGAAATTAAAACGCCGTTTACAAGAATGCCCTATGCCGAAGCGATGCTAAAGTACGGATCGGACAAGCCGGATACAAGGTTTGATTTTAAGATAGTCGATTTTACCGAAGAATTAAAAAACTGCGGATTTAAGGTGTTTAAAGAGGCTATAGAAAAAGGCGGAGTGGTGCGAGGGCTGTGCGTTAAGGGAGGCGAAAAGTTTTCGCGTTCTGAAATTGACGCTCTTACCGTTTTTGTGGGTGAATTCGGAGCAAAAGGCCTTGCCTGGATGAAAATAACTGATAAAGGGCCGGAATCAAATATCGTAAAGTTTTTTTCTGCCCAGGACCTTCAGACAATACAAAAAAAGTTCATCTCGCAAACGGGCGACCTGCTGCTATTTTTAGCGGATGTCCCGGAAGTTGTTGCCCAGGGGCTTGGCGCGCTTCGCTTAAAAATCGGCAAACAGCAGAATTTAATTGATAAAGAAAAGTTTGAATTTTTGTGGGTAGTGGATTTTCCTCTGCTTGACTGGGACAAAGAGGACAAAAAGTGGGTTGCGATGCATCATCCGTTTACTTCGCCCAAACTTGAAGATATATCTTTGCTTGAGAGTTCAGATAACAATACCATAAAAAAAGCGCGCGCCAGGGCATACGATATTGTTTTAAACGGAGTGGAACTTGGCGGCGGATCAATAAGAATACACCAGGAAAAAGTGCAGGAAAAAATGTTTTCCGTGCTTAACATAACAAAAGAGGACGCAAAGAAAAAATTCGGATTTCTTTTGGACGCGCTTTCGTTTGGCGCGCCGCCACACGGAGGGATCGCACTTGGCTTGGACAGGTTCTGCGCACTTCTTTTAGGCGAGGAATCCATTCGTGAAGTAATAACATTTCCAAAAACGCAAAAAGCAGTATGCCCGATGTCGGGAGCGCCGGATGTGGTTGCTGATAAACAGCTTAAAGAGCTCGGCATTCAAGTTAAATCCAAAATGCCGCCGCCTGCAACAGGCCCCGCTCCGGATAGAATAGCGAGGGAGAAATAA